The genomic DNA GCGCCGGCGAAACCTTCCATTAAGAAGGACAGCTGTTCCATGTTAGAGCGCCCCCTCCAGGAAGCCGTTGGGCAACACGAGGCCCAGCCCCACGTTGAAGGCCAAGTACGTGATGGCGGAAAATGCCAGTGCCACGCCGACGTCGAACACGGGCCGCGCGCTGCCGAAGGCCTTGCAGATCACCCAGAACAGGCCGGCGGCCGCGATGATCCAGCCGAGTACCGGCAGCGTGAGGATGAAGACGGCGATTCCGCCGACGACCCAGGCGATGGTCTTCCAATCCGAGTAAGCGCGGATGCGGCCGCCGGTGCGGGGGCGCTGGCCGGGCTTGCCGAGGACCGTGGCGCGCTCCGTGTCGCCGATTTCGGCGAGCATGTCCACGGAAAAGTCGTGGCTCCGCGGGTCGGCGCCCTGCGGAAAGCGGCGAGTGCGCAGCACGGAGATCGCGTGCAGCACGCCGAGGACGTAGAGCAACACGTACACGATCGTCGGGAAGAACTGCGGCCCCGGGATCGTGTCCCCCATGACGTCCATGGTGACGGTGCCATAGGCCAGAGCGGTGGCCAGGGCCAGGATCAGTGCGGAGACGATCAGCTCGCTCCGGCCGGAGAAGAAGCCCGTGATCCGCACGGCCTCGGCATCCTGCAGGCGCTTGATGCGCTCGTCCTCCGCGCGGGCGGCATCCTCACGCGTCGTGAGGTCATTCTCAACGCTCACAGTCCCAGTCCTTCCACGAGTTCCTTGGTGGTGACAATCTCTTCGGCGAGGAAGGCCTCAAACTCTTCGCCGACCATGAAGCTGTCCGTCCAGTTGTTGCGCTCGACGGCGTCCTTCCAGTGGTCCGTGGCGTGGAACTCGGTGACGATGTCCACGAGTTCGGCCTTTTCCTCCTCCGTGATGCCGGGAGCGGCCACGTAGCCGCGCCAGTTGGCCATCGCCGCGTCGACGCCGGCCTCCTTGAAGGTGGGCACGTCGACGCCGGGGAGGCGCTCCTCCGAGGAAATGGCGAGGGCGCGCAGCGTGCCCTTCTCAATCTGGTCGGAGAGCTCGTTGTAGCCGGACACGGAGGCCGCGGTGGTGCCGGACATGACGGAGGTGATGGCCTCTCCGCCACCGGAATACGGAATGTAGTTCACGTCCTGCGGGTCGATGCCCACGTCCTCGGCCGCCATGCCCATGAGCAGGTGATCGATGCCGCCGAGGGAGCCGCCACCGATGGCGGTGCCGCCCGGATCCTGCTTCCAGGCGTCCACAAAGTCCTGCAGGGTCTCAAACTCAGAGTCGGCGGGCACCACGATCACCGAGTAGTCGTCGGAGAGCCGGGCGATGGGCTCCACGTCCTCCAGCGTGGTCTGCGAATTGGCCAGCTCGATGGCGCCAATCATGACGCCTCCGGTGACCATGAGCATGTCCGAGCGTCCTTCCATTTGGGCAAATTGCCCGAGCCCGATGGTGCCGCCGGCACCGGGCACGTTGACCACCTGGACGTTGTTACTGATGCCGTCCGATTTGATGGCCTGCAGGGCTTCGCGGGCGAAGCCGTCCCATCCGCCGCCGGGGGAGGCCGGGGCCATGAGGACCAGCTTGGACCGCGCCGTGGACTCTCCGCCGGCGCTGGCGGAGGCGATGAGCGCGGTAGCCGTCACGGCAGCAACGGCCACGCCCAAGACGATGCGCGTCGTTTTCTTCTGTGGCATGACTCTTCCGTAGGGTGTCTCGAATGATGGTGGAAGCCGGTGTGTGACCGGCTACGTCACCACCAAGATCGCATCAAAGTGATGCGCGCCACAGCGAAAATCCGGTTGCGGTCATACTGGTCACAAGAAAAACGCGCCGCTTGCCAGCAGAGGAGGGCCATGCCGCACCGCGAACCGCCGCTGCGCCACCGCCTGCGCACCCGGCTGGCGAGCCTGCAGGTGGGGATCGTGTTGGTGCTGGTCCTCGGCGTGGCCGCCGTCGTCATGGCGTTCGAGGATCAGCGGATCCAAGACGCCGCCTATGACCGGGCGCGCACCGTGGCCCTCGAGGTCGCGGACGAGCCGGACGTGATCGAGGCGCTGAACACGTCCCGCGCCGTGGACACCATTGCGCCGTTGGCCCGGCTGGCCCAAGAGTCCTCCGGCGTCGATTACGTCGTCGTCGTGGGTCTGGACGATATCCGCGTGGCCCACCCGGACGAGGATCGAATCGGCGAGCCGGTCTCCACGGACCACTCGCTGATTCGCGAAGGCGAATCCTTCCGCGGCGTCGAGCGCGGCACGCTCGGGGTGACGTTGCGCGTGAAGGAGCCGATTTACGACGGCGAGACGGTCGTGGGCACCATTTCGGTCGGCATCCTGCAGTCGAAGGTGCGCGCCAACCTGGCGGGGGTGGTTTGGTCCTTTGCCCCGTGGGTCATCGGTGCGGCCACCGCGGGGACGTTGCTGAGCCTCGCCGTCGCGCGGTCCATTCGCCGCCGGATCTATGGTGTCGAGCCAGATGAGGTGGCTGCGCTGCTGCAGTCGCAGAACGCGCTGCTGTATTCGGTGCGCGACGGCGTGGTGGGCGTGGACTCGGGCGGCACCATCTCGCTGCTCAACGCGGAGGCCAAGCGGCTCCTCGGCGTGGGCGATGAGGCCCTCGGTGCCCCCGCAAGTCAGGTTCTGACTCCCTTGCTCGGTGCGGAGACGGTGGCCCCCGCCAGCGACCGCGCGGGCGGCGAGGGCGCGGCCGAGCTCGGTCCCGCGACCCAGGTGTTGGTGGGGGAGCGGGTCCTCGTGGTCCAGCGCCGCGCGGCCGGTGCCGCCGCGGAGGACGCACCCGGTGGCCACGGCTCGGCGGGTTACACGTTGACGCTGCAGGACCGCACGGAGGTGGAGGCCACGCTGCGCGAGCTGGCGGGACAGCGCTCCCTCGCCGACGCGCTGCGGTCCCAAACGCACGAGTTTTCCAATCGCCTGCACGTGCTCTCCGGGTATCTCTCAGTCGGCGCCGTGGATGAGGCCGCCGCCTATGTGCGTCGAATCGCCCCGGCCGTGCAGCCGGACCTAAGCGGATCGACGGGCAGCACGGCGGGTTCCGGCGTCGTCTCCGAGCCGGCCTTGGCCGGCATCTTGGCGGCCAACGCGGCGGTCGCGCGGGAAGCTGGTGTGGAATTCGAAGTCGATCCCGGATCGGCGACGCCGCGCGGCTGGGAGGCCGACGACGACGCTGCGACCGTGCTGGCTAACCTGATCACCAACGCGCTGGAGGCCGCTGGCGACGGCGGCCGGGTGCGCGTGCTGGTTCGCGTGACGGACGGGGCGTACCACGTCCGCGTTGAGGATTCCGGGCCCGGGGTGGCGCCCGAGTACGCTGAACACATCTTTGAGCGCGGCGTGAGCACCAAGGCCGGTAGCGAGCCGCGAGGCATCGGGCTCGCGCTCGTGGCGCGCATCGTTGAACGCCGGGGCGGCACGGTGCAGGTCGGCCGGGCGGACCGCGAGCCAGCGGGGCGCGCAACCGCGCTCGCAACCACGACCCCGCTCGGCGGGGCTCGCTTTGACATTCAGTGGCCGCTGACGGAGGAAGGCACCCGATGAGCGCGGAGATCCGCACGCTGATCGTCGACGATGACGTGGACGTCGTGCGCATGCACGAACTCTTGGTGCGCTCCCTCGACGGGTTCGAGGTGGCCGGCACGGCCCCGCGGATCGCGGAGGCGGCGCGGGCCCTGGAGGCCGGTGGAGTCGATCTCGTCCTGCTGGACGTGCACCTGCCGGACGGCAGCGGCGTCGATTTGCTCACCCAGCTCCGCGCCCGCTTCCCCCACGTGGGCGTCATCATGATCACGGCCGCGGCGGAGGCGGACACGGTCCGCGCGGCCATCGGGCGAGGAGTCGACGGGTACCTCGTCAAGCCGTTTACCGTCGACGATTTCCGACGCCGGCTGGTTGCCTTCCGCGCCGAACGCGCCCAGCGCCCGGACCGCCTTTCCCAGGACGCCATCGACGCGCTGATCAGCGGCACGGGACCGGCTCCCCGGACCGGGCCGCTGCCGGCAGCCGCCGCGCTGCCGAAGGGTTTCGCGCAACCGACGTATGACCTCGTGGCCGCGGCCGTGCGGGAGGCTCGCGAGGACGTCTCCGCCACCCACATCGCCTCAACGTGCGGGATCTCCCGGGTCAGCGCGCGGCGCTACTTGGACCTGTTGGAACGCCGCGGCGTCGTCGAGCTGCGCCCCAAGTACGGCTCGGCTGGCCGGCCGGAGCACCGCTACCGTTGGATCTAGCCTGGCGGTATCAGCCGTGCGGAGCACGGGCGCCCCACGCCGATTTTGGGCGCGCTGATAAGCTGGGAACAGACTTTCCGCGTCGACTGACGCGCGTAGATGGCGAGGAACTCGCCGGCATTCACTGAAAATCCAATAAAGGATGAGATGACAAAACGTCACACCCGTAAAACCCCGCCCCCACTGAAGAAGGGCGCGCTGCGCTGGGTCGCACTCGGCGGTCTCGGCGAAATCGGCCGCAACATGATGGTCTTCGAGTACGGCGGCAAGCTGCTGATCGTGGACTGCGGCGTCCTGTTCCCGGAGGACGAGCACCCCGGCGTGGACCTGATCCTGCCGGACTTCAGCTACCTGCGTGGCCGCTGGAAGGACGTCGTCGGGCTGGTGCTCACGCATGGGCACGAGGACCACATCGGCGGTGTCCCGTACCTGCTGAAGGAACACCGCGAGATCCCGATCTACTCGGCCAAGCTGACTCTCGCGTTTGTGAAGTCCAAGCTGACCGAGCACCGGATCAACAACGCCAAGCTCAATCAGGTCAAGGAAGGGGACAAGCGCAAGCTCGGCCCGTTCGACCTCGAGTTCCTGGCCGTGAACCACTCCATCCCGGACGGGCTGGCCGTGTCCATCAAAACCCCGGCGGGCTCCGCCCTGGCCACGGGCGACTTCAAGATGGACCAGTTCCCGCTGGACCGCCGCATCACCGACTTGGCCGGCTTTGCGCGGCTGGGTGAGGAAGGCGTGGACCTGTTCCTGCCGGACTCCACCAACGCCGAGGTCCCCGGCTTCATGGCGGCAGAGGCGGACCTGGTGCCCGCCATCGACACCGTGATCCGCACGGCCCCGCGCCGCGTCATCGTCTCCTCCTTCGCCTCCCACGTGCACCGCATCCAGCAGGTGATCGACGTGGCCCACAAGTACGGCCGCAAGGTGGCCTTCCTGGGCCGCTCCATGGTGCGCAACATGGGCCTGGCCAAGGAACTGGGCTACCTGAACATTCCTAAGGGCGTGTTGGTGGACTTCAAGGAAGTCGACAAGATGCCGCCGAAGAAGGTCGTCGTCATCTGCACCGGCTCTCAGGGTGAGCCGATGGCCGCGCTGGCGCGCATGGCCAACCAGGATCACGTCATCGACCTCGTGGAAAATGACACGGTGCTACTGGCGTCCTCGCTGGTCCCGGGTAACGAGACCTCGATCTACCGCCTGATCAATGACCTGACCAAGCTCGGCGCCAACGTGGTGCACAAGGGCAACGCCAAGGTTCACGTCTCCGGCCACGCCTCCGCCGGCGAGCTGGTGTACTGCTACAACCTGGTGCGGCCCAAGAACGTGGTCCCGGTCCACGGCGAGCACCGCCACCTGAAGGCCAATGCTGAGCTGGCCGTCCGCACGGGTGTCGAGCCGCGCAACGCGCTGGTCATCGAGGACGGCGTGACCGTTGACCTGGAAAACGGCGTGGCCCGGGTTTCCGGTTCGGTCCCCGCGTCCTACGTCTACGTGGAGAACAACGTCGCCGGCGCGGCCACGGACGAGGAGCTCGCCCACCGCGTGCGCTTGGCCGAGGACGGCGCCGTGACGGTGCTGGCCATCGTGGACCCGGAGACGGGCGAGATGGAGGACGAGCCGGAGTTCTTCCCGGTGGGCTTCGACCTGACGGATGCCCAGATCGACAAGGCGATCGGCATCGTCGAAAAGGCCATCGCCCGGCTGGACGAGAAGACCGGCCCGGAGGCGGAGAAGCAGATCGCCAAGGCGCTGGTGCGCTGGGCGGACCGCGCGATTCGCCGCCGCCCGCACTTCACGGTCATCACGGTGGACGCCTAAAGGGCCCCACTCGCCTGAGCATGCACGACGGCGCCCGTCCCGGGTTCGGGGCGGGCGCCGTCGTCGCTGGTGGGTGCGTTAGGCCGCGGGCTCGAGAGCGCTGAGGCAGGCGGCGAGACGATCGAGCAGAAGCTCTGCCTCGGCGCGTTCCAGCACCATCGGGGGGCGCATCTTCAACACGTTGTCCTCGCGGCCAATCTTGCTGATCAGCACGCCGGCCTCCCGCATCCGTTCGGTGAGGGCGCGGGCGGCCTCGGGAGCGGCGGAGCCGTCGGGGCGGACGAGGGTGAGCCCGAAGAAGAGCCCCTGACCACGCACGGAGGCGACCGCTGGATATTCACGCGCCAGCTGTTCCAGCCGCGCGGCGATGAACTCCCCGTTCTGGCGGGCCCGCGGCCGCAACTGTTCCGCGTCCATGACGCGCAGGACGGCGTGCGCGGCCGCCGAGGAGACCGGGCTGCCGGCAAAGGTATTGAAGTACATGTTGCGGCGGCCGAATTCGTCCAGCAGTTCGGCGGTGGTGACCACGCCGCCGACCGGATGCCCGTTGCCCATGGGCTTGCCGAGGGTGACCAGCTCCGGGGAGAGGTCAAAGAGCTCGTGCCCCCACATGACGTCCCCCAGGCGGCCGAAGCCGGATTGGACCTCATCGGCGACGACCAGCCCGCCCGCGGCCCGGACCCGAGCGGCAAGCCCCTCGACGTAACCCTGCGGCGGGCGGAGGAGTCCCTCGGTGGAAAAGAGGGGGTCGAAGAGCACGGCTGAGAGGCCGTGCCCGGCCGCTTGCAGGGACGCGATGGCCTGATCGGCTTCCTGCAAGGCGCTCGCGCACAACACCGAGGCCTCGGCGTCGGTGAGGCCGGCGGCGTCGGGAATGCGCAGGGCGCGCACGTGGTCGCCGAGGGGCTCGGCCACCGTGAGCCCGGTGGTGAGCTGTGCCAGCGAGGTGGTGTTGCCGTGATAGCTGAAATCGGAGACGAGGACCCCGGTGTGTCCGGTGTGCTGGCGCGCGACGCGCAGGGCCAGCTCGTTGGCCTCGGATCCGCTGTTGACGAGGAAAAGCCGGTCCAGGGGGTCGGCAAAGGTCTCCAGTAGCGCCTCGGCGTAGTCGACGACGACGTGGTTCAGGTACCGCGTGTGCAGGTTGAGCGTGCGCAGTTGCCGGTTCACCGCGTCCGCGACCGCGGGGTGGGCGTGGCCGACGTGGGGGACGTTGTTATACGCGTCGAGGTACGTGCGCCCGGTGGCGTCGGTGAGCCAGACGCCCTCTCCGCGCACCAATTCGAGAGGCTCACGGTAAAAGAGCGGGGAGTGTTCGCCCAAGGTGGCGTAGCGGCGGGTGAGCAGGTCTGCGGTGGAGTGGGGGCTCATGCTGGTCCTTGAGGTCGGTGGCCGGGGGTGCTCGCCAGTCCGCTGACCAGGCAGCGGATGGCGTCCACCTGGGCCGGCACGGTGTGCGGGTGGGTCGCGGTGCGCGCCGCGGAGGCGCGTAGTGCTCCGGAGACGGCGGTGGTCAGGGCATCGAGGTCTGCCCCGGTGGGCAGGTCGGTGGCTGCGAGATCTTCCCGGATCAGGGACTCGAAGGCGGCCGACGTCCCGCCCGTGACGTCCGCTAGGACGGGGAGGGCATCCGCCGTCGTCTTCCCGTAGAAGCGCCCCGAGGCGGTGGCCGTGCGTTCCACGAGCGCCCGGGCGAGCGCCGCAATGCGGTCCGGGGCGCCCGACTCCTGCTCGCGCAACGCGCGCCCCGCCTCCTCGACTTCCTCCGCGACCCGGAGATAGACGGCGCGTACGATCTCCTCGCGTCCGCCGGGGAAGTGCGCGTAGAGCGTGCCGCGGGCGAGTCCGGCGCGGCGGCTGAGCTCTTCGAGGGCCGTCGCGGCGTACCCGCCGTCGCTCAAGGCCTCTGCGGCGGCGTCCAGGATGTCGCTCCGGGTCCGGACGCGATTGCGCTCGCGTAGCGGCAGGCGACGGGTCTCGGCGGTCATGGTGCTCCTGAATCGGGGACGGCGGTGGTCTCAGCATAAGCCGAATCCTCCAAAAATTGAACAGTAATGTTCAGTTGACTTACTTGATGTTCAAGTTTAGGTTAGGGGTGATCTGCGGCACACCAGCAAGGATGACCATGAAATTGCCAGAGGCTACCGAACTCGTCGAACGCACCCTGGGCCGCTACGGCCTCGAGGGGCAGGGGCGGCTTGAGCTCGTCAAGTACCGGGAAAACTACGTCTTCAAGCTGACGTGCCCCACTGCCGCGTTCGCGGTCAGGGTGCACCGGCTGGGGTATCGTAATGCGGCCCAGATCCGCACGGAGATGGCCTACTTGCATGCACTGGCCGAGCGCGGCCTGCCCGTTCCGCGGGTGGTGCCTACGCGGGAGGGTGAGTTGCTCTGTGCGGCGTCATGGCAGGGGGAGACCGTCTACGTGGACGTCCTGGACTGGGTGGAGGGAGCTATGCCGCTGGGCGACATCGCGCAGGGCTTGGATGGAGCCAGTGCGCTCACGCCGGAGGAGTTCGAATCTCTCGGGGTGCGGCTGGGCCAGTTACACGGTGCCTTGATGGAGTTAGGGAGGTTGCCGGGCTTTGAGCGGCCCGCGTGGGATGCGGCGGGCCTCGTGGGGCCGGCGCCGGTCTGGGGAGACCCGCGGCGCGTGCCGGGACTTTCGCCCGCGGATGAGGCAACGTTGAGCCGTGCTCTGGCGGTCCTCGTGGAGGACCTCGACGCCCTGCCGCGCGGCTCGGAACACTTTGGCGTGATCCACGCTGACCTGACCCCGGAAAACGTGCTGATTTCTGAATCCCGCATGACCCTGATCGACTTCGACGACTTCGGTGAGGGGTGGCACCTCTTCGACCTGGCCACGGTCCTGTTCTTTTATGTGCCTCACCCGCGTTACGAGCAGTATCGGGCGGCCCTCTTTGACGGGTATGCGCAGGCGCGCCCCCTCCCGCCCGGGTTTGCGGACGGCTGGGAAGCGCTGTTGTTGGCGCGCGCGCTGACCTACCTTGGCTGGGCCGGTCAGCGCGCGGGGGACCCGGAGGCTGACTTCATCGCCAACGCCGTGGCTCCCGGCGTCGTCGCGATGGCCCGCGACTACCTCAAGCACCGTGCCGTGCGGTAGCTGCGGGCCCTGATCGGCGGTGCGGTGTGGCGTGCGCCACCACCGCGACCTCGGGTGAAGCACCCAGTTGGCGTTCAGCGTCGGCGTCTCGTATCTTGGTGAGGCACACCTAACCTATTTCCGTAATGCGCGGCGATCGAATTTGCCGCCGAGAGGGATCGATGACTCACCCGCACCCCCGTTTTAAGCTCCTCGGCGCGCTCGCTGCTGCCACCGCCGTCGTTGCTTTGTCCGCCTGCTCCGGCGAGGCGGCCTCCACTGAATCCTCCGCCGAGTCCGCGGAGACGGTGACCATTGAACACGCCTTCGGCGAGACCGAAATCGAGGGCACCCCGGAACGCGTGGCCACGGTGGCCTGGGCGAACCACGAGGTGCCGCTGGCCCTCGGCGTCGTGCCCGTCGGCATGGCCGCCGCCAACTTCGGCGACGACGACGGCGACGGCGTGCTGCCGTGGGTCGAAGAGAAGCTGGAAGAGCTCGGCGCAGAGACCCCGGTGCTGTTCGATGAGGGCGATGGGATCGACTTCGAGGCCGTGGCGGATACGAACCCGGACGTCATCCTCGCCGCCTATTCCGGCCTGGATCAGCAGGCCTATGACACCCTCAGCGAGATCGCGCCCGTGGTGGCGTTTCCCGAGACCGCGTGGGGCACCAACTGGCGGGACATGATCACCTTTAACTCCCTGGGCATGGGGATGGCCGAGGAAGGCGAGCAGCTGATCGCCGATATCGAGGCAGAGATCGACACCAAGGTCTCCGAATACCCGGAGCTGGAGGGTAAGTCGGCCATGTTCCTGACCCACGTCGACGAGTCGGACCTCTCCACCGTGAGCTACTACTCCACCTTGGATCCGCGCGTGCAGTTCTTCGATGACCTCGGCATGGGCTCGCCCGAGTCCGTGGTTCAGGCCAGCGAAGAGAACGGCACCTTCTCCGTGGAGCAGTCTGCCGAGACCGCGGACGAGTTCGCCGACGCGGAACTGATCGTCACCTACGGCGGCCCGGAGCTGCTGGAGGCCCTCAAGGCGGATCCGATCCTGTCCCAGATGCCGGCCGTGGAGAACGACGCCGTGGTGCGCCTGGGCAGCGACCCGTTGGGCACCGCAGCGAACCCCACACCGCTGGCCATCAGCTGGGTGCTGGACGACTACCTGAAGCTCCTCGCTGACGCCGCCGAATAACGGAGCGAGTGACTTCTCCACGGACCCATCCGGGTCTCCGACGCGCTGGGTGGGCGGTGGCTTTAGCCGCCGCCCTCGCGGTGTTGGCCCTCGCCTCGGTCGCCTTCGGCACCCGCGTGGTGGGCGTTGACGACGTCGTCGCCGGCCTGACGGGCTCCACCGAGGGCTTTGGCCCGGCGTCGGTGGCGAAGCGCGTACCGCGCACGGTGCTGGCCGCGCTCGCCGGTGCGGCCCTCGCCGTTTCCGGGGCCGTTATGCAGGGCGTGACGCGCAACCCCCTGGCAGATCCGGGGATCCTCGGCGTGAATATGGGCGCCGCGCTGGCCGTCGTCGTCGGCATCGCCTACTTCGGCCTCGCCTCCGCGACCTCCTACATCTGGGTGGCCATCGGCGGCGCCGCCGCGGCCGCCGCGCTGGTGTACGCCATCGCCTCGCTCGGCCCGTCGGGCTTCCACGCCAGCGCCGCGACGCCGCTGAAGCTCGCCCTGTCGGGAGCCGCCGTTTCCGCCGCCCTGGCCTCGTTCATCTCCGCCACCGTGCTGGGCCGTAACGACATCGCCTCCGGCGTGCGCTCGTGGCAGATCGGCGGGGTCGGCGGCGCGGACTTCGGCTCCATGGGCTCGCTCTTGCCGTTTCTGGCGATCGGTCTGGGGGTGGGCCTGCTGTCCGCGAAGGCCCTCAACTCGTTGGCCCTCGGTGACGACCTCGCGGCCGGTCTCGGCGAGTCCGTCGGCTTGGCTCGCGGGGTGGCCTCCGCCGCAGCGATCGTCCTCGCGGGCGCGACGACGGCGCTGACCGGCCCTATCGGGTTCGTCGGGCTGGTGATTCCCCACGTCATCCGATTAATTTCCGGGTCCGATCACCGGTGGTTGCTGCCGCTCTCCGCACTGGCCGGCGCGGTCCTCCTCGTCGCCGCGGACATCGCAGGCCGGGTTGTTGCGCGCCCGGCGGAGATCGACGTCGGGATCGTCACCGCCCTGATCGGCGCCCCGTTCTTTATCTACATTGTCCGGCGACAAAAGGTGCGTGAACTGTGAGTACCGCGTCCTCGCGGCGCCGCGCCGCGTCCGTCACCGCGGCGCTGGTGGCTGCCGTCGTCGTGCTGTATCTGGTGTCCCTCATGGTGGGCCGGACGTTCTATCCGCTCGGTGACGTGGTGCAGGTTGCCCTCGGGGCGGACGTCGACGGGGCCACGTTCACGGTGGGTCGCCTGCGCTTGCCGCGCGCGAGCCTAGCGTTGGCGGCGGGGGCCGCGTTCGGGCTGGCCGGCACCTGCTTCCAAACGCTGCTCCGCAACCCCCTGGCCAGCCCCGACGTGATCGGCATCAGCGCGGGCGCGTCGACGGCGGCCGTGCTCGGCATCGTGGTCTTCTCCCTGTCGGGCCCCGCCGTCTCCGGGCTGGCCGTGGTCTCGGCGCTGGCGGTGGCCGCCGCCATCTACGCACTCTCCCGCCGGGGCGGATCCGCCGGAACGAGGTTGATCCTCATCGGCATCGGCGTGGCGGCCATGGCGGAATCGCTCACCACGTACGTGCTCTCCAAGGCGGACGCATGGGACCTGCAGGAGGCCATGCGGTGGCTGACCGGAAGCCTCAACGGGGCCGGGTGGGAGCAGGTGCTCCCCGTTGCGGTGGCCCTCGGCGTGCTCGGGCCAATCCTTCTCGCCCAGTCGGCACCGCTGCGCATGATGTCCCTGGGCGATGACACGGCCGCGGGCCTCGGGGTGAACGTGACGAGGACTCGCCTGACGGTGGTGCTCTGCGCCGTGGGGCTCGTCGCGTTTGCCACGGCGGCCGCCGGGCCCATTGCGTTCGTCGCGTTCCTCGCGGGGCCGATCGCTAGCGGGCTGGTGGGCGCGGGGCGCTCCTTGCTCGTGCCGGCGGCGTTGGTCGGTGCCGTGCTGGTTTTAGGCGCTGACCTCGCGGGCCAGTACGCGTTCGCCTCGCGTTACCCGGTCGGCGTCATCACGGGTGTGCTCGGTGCGCCCTACCTCGTCTTCCTCATCATGCGTAGCAACCGCACCGGCGCATTCTGAGCAGTCCCCGGGCGCGGATAGAATATGCGGCATGCCAAATCCCTCCCTAGACGATGCTGCGCTCTTCGACGCCGTAGTCACGGTGGTGACTCGCCGTGGATTCGACGAATTAACGCTCAGCGACGTGGCCTCCGAGTCCGGCGTCGACGTGCGCACTCTGGCCCGGTCCTTCCCCACCAAGCAGGCCTTGGCCCGCGGTGCGTTTGCCCAAGTGTTCTCCCGCGTCAGCGATGAGCTGACCGTGGCGGTCGGTGAGCGCTATGGCATGGACGCCATTCAGGTCTTCATTCACACCCTGCTGCCGGATACCGCGGGCAAGGTCACCGCGGCGCACCTCTTGCTGCCGTTCTGGCAGCTGGCCCTGCACGACGACGATTTGGCCGCTGCCAGCAGCT from Zhihengliuella flava includes the following:
- a CDS encoding phosphotransferase enzyme family protein translates to MKLPEATELVERTLGRYGLEGQGRLELVKYRENYVFKLTCPTAAFAVRVHRLGYRNAAQIRTEMAYLHALAERGLPVPRVVPTREGELLCAASWQGETVYVDVLDWVEGAMPLGDIAQGLDGASALTPEEFESLGVRLGQLHGALMELGRLPGFERPAWDAAGLVGPAPVWGDPRRVPGLSPADEATLSRALAVLVEDLDALPRGSEHFGVIHADLTPENVLISESRMTLIDFDDFGEGWHLFDLATVLFFYVPHPRYEQYRAALFDGYAQARPLPPGFADGWEALLLARALTYLGWAGQRAGDPEADFIANAVAPGVVAMARDYLKHRAVR
- a CDS encoding FecCD family ABC transporter permease, producing the protein MSTASSRRRAASVTAALVAAVVVLYLVSLMVGRTFYPLGDVVQVALGADVDGATFTVGRLRLPRASLALAAGAAFGLAGTCFQTLLRNPLASPDVIGISAGASTAAVLGIVVFSLSGPAVSGLAVVSALAVAAAIYALSRRGGSAGTRLILIGIGVAAMAESLTTYVLSKADAWDLQEAMRWLTGSLNGAGWEQVLPVAVALGVLGPILLAQSAPLRMMSLGDDTAAGLGVNVTRTRLTVVLCAVGLVAFATAAAGPIAFVAFLAGPIASGLVGAGRSLLVPAALVGAVLVLGADLAGQYAFASRYPVGVITGVLGAPYLVFLIMRSNRTGAF
- a CDS encoding TetR/AcrR family transcriptional regulator: MPNPSLDDAALFDAVVTVVTRRGFDELTLSDVASESGVDVRTLARSFPTKQALARGAFAQVFSRVSDELTVAVGERYGMDAIQVFIHTLLPDTAGKVTAAHLLLPFWQLALHDDDLAAASSSASDTWRLLLRTWLREGMAEGDIRADVPVDAVTEMVLNWVAGTQTAALGQARFNSADQLRSQAEAMLELLRG
- a CDS encoding iron-siderophore ABC transporter substrate-binding protein; its protein translation is MTHPHPRFKLLGALAAATAVVALSACSGEAASTESSAESAETVTIEHAFGETEIEGTPERVATVAWANHEVPLALGVVPVGMAAANFGDDDGDGVLPWVEEKLEELGAETPVLFDEGDGIDFEAVADTNPDVILAAYSGLDQQAYDTLSEIAPVVAFPETAWGTNWRDMITFNSLGMGMAEEGEQLIADIEAEIDTKVSEYPELEGKSAMFLTHVDESDLSTVSYYSTLDPRVQFFDDLGMGSPESVVQASEENGTFSVEQSAETADEFADAELIVTYGGPELLEALKADPILSQMPAVENDAVVRLGSDPLGTAANPTPLAISWVLDDYLKLLADAAE
- a CDS encoding FecCD family ABC transporter permease — protein: MALAAALAVLALASVAFGTRVVGVDDVVAGLTGSTEGFGPASVAKRVPRTVLAALAGAALAVSGAVMQGVTRNPLADPGILGVNMGAALAVVVGIAYFGLASATSYIWVAIGGAAAAAALVYAIASLGPSGFHASAATPLKLALSGAAVSAALASFISATVLGRNDIASGVRSWQIGGVGGADFGSMGSLLPFLAIGLGVGLLSAKALNSLALGDDLAAGLGESVGLARGVASAAAIVLAGATTALTGPIGFVGLVIPHVIRLISGSDHRWLLPLSALAGAVLLVAADIAGRVVARPAEIDVGIVTALIGAPFFIYIVRRQKVREL